Below is a genomic region from Brassica rapa cultivar Chiifu-401-42 chromosome A08, CAAS_Brap_v3.01, whole genome shotgun sequence.
CAATTGAAGCACAAAGATAGTTCTTGTCAAAACAAACTTCAATATGATCTCTAGCAAGCTTTTCTATTCTCAACTCATCTAGCTTCCTAGTTTCACATATTAGATCAAGACATTCATTTATGAGCACAAGAGAATCAAGATCATGGGCAATATTCTCACCATAAGGCAAGCAAAGTTCCTCAAGTTGAAGTTCTAGAGTGGAAATTCTTGTACCTTCCAGCTGGGATGGTGGAACCCAATACATTACCTCTTTAAGGTCATAAGCAACATTGAACTCATACTGTGTAACCTCCCTTCCTTCAAGCTCTGCTTGATCCTTAATAAGCTCCACCCGGATCCTTCGTGCTAGGGATGTCTTTGCTGACCCCGGGTACTTCTTCTGAAGCTCATTTAACGTCACATGCTATGCTGGTGTGAGTATACTTGCATCAAAGGGTGGTGGCTCCACATACACATATGGCTCATCTTCGATGtgatcttcctcttcttgtggCTTCTCAAAACAGCTTGAAGCCATCACTCAAGAACAAAAGCTAGAAGTAAAGGTTAGTAACtatgcaaaagaaaaacaaagcaaGAAAATAAAGCTAAGTCTCAAGAAAGATTGAAATCCTAATGATAAATCTACTAGTtctccggcaacggcgccaaattgatTACGCGTTTAAGCacacaccaattaacctaatgtgccaacaataccacaatcgaatggtatgtcattGTAGcattttaggatcgaatccacaaggaactAGTGACCTATAACACCAAGGATACACAAGCTTTCTTAATCTAAGCAAACAAGAAGATGGATGATTTGTAACAAGCTAAGATCCTAGAAATATAAACAAGGTGATCTCAAATCCAATCAAGAAATAAGTGCAAGAACTTTCAAATGCTAAGGATGGATTCATGGGTGAGGATAATTGATATAAGGTGATCAAGTTTCAATCTAAAGGTGTCAACTTTCAACCAATCTATCTACCTTAGgcctagacacaatcctaaacaaactctatccctagatgaatgcccatttacctagataactcaagcatcaaatccctttggttgaatgttatctaagtaatcattaatctcaagtctactagccatcttaacacctttaacaacaaatccctttggtaaaggatgttaaaagcttaggagaattggttcaggcatttcatcaaacaccttccgggtatgaaatgcctagagctcaactttagagaggccaactctagagttgcattaaaagcactctactagcaaggaacaagatggATCTATACTAAAATACTTTAGATCTAGCTTAATCACCCTAATCTACCttaacccatgaatccaaaaTGTGTCTACTCAATAATCTCCATGAGAAACCTTAAACCCATGTAAGGATCAAAGCTAATCATGTTAATGAGCAAGAGAAACACAATTATAAGATGAAGTACTTccttaaattatagaaagattcaagcttttacaagtttagacaaagtcttgagagaaaatgagataaattagggtttttggaggctaaaactatttataagagGTCTAAACTCGTCTGGTTCAGTTGAATTAAACCGGGTCAAACCGGATTAAACCGGTCAACACATCTTGAAATCGCTTCTTTGTCTTCTCCGAGCGGGTAACGCAACCCGTTTCACTAAGCCGCTCTGATACTGACATCGAGTTTGTCCAAGTGCGCGCGGCTTCTTCTTCCCGCGTTGCAGGTCCGCTCCAAGGTGCGTCCGAGATACAGTGATTTCATCGACCCGTACTGTCAAGCCGTTGTGGTTCATGCTCGATTCTTGCCTTCCTCGTCTCAAGCTTCAGCCGTCGTCTCCTTTGTCGTCACTGGCTCACGGCCTCTCTATCTCCCGTGGCCGTGCTCAGAATCTCCGCCGCGGCTCGTCTCACTTCGCCACGAACCACCACAAACTCCTTCTTCCTCGCCAGGATCCGCCATGGAGGCTCCGGAATCGCCGTCGGGAGTCGTCGCTTCAGTCTGCTcgtcacggaggaagaagctcGTGCAACAATGGTGGATTTTGGAGTTTTTGCACATCTGGCCCTTCACCTTTTGGATAAATACGACTTGACCCAAAACTATTATAATTGCAGAAACATCCTCTTGATTCAGCCCCAAACATTTTAATGTTGCAATCTAGCCCAATCGAATATTCTGAATTCACATCATTGGTCCCTGGACTTTTGTTGGTTTCCAAATCAGCCACAAAGTCTTGAATACACAAGAACAACCTCACATTTTGGCTCCAAACTTCCATTTGTGCAATCCAACCCCTATGATATGCAAATGAGTATGCAAATGCAACATAAAGACCTAAATGCAATCTAAAATGATCATATTAAACTTAAATATGAAtctaaaattcattaaaatcatGAGATATCATTTAGTCAATTAGTTCAAAAGTCATTTGGATGATTCATCTAAATGAATTGTACTTTTAGtgcataaacaaacaaaactctcatTTTCATCTAGATGACTCATCCAAATGGAGAAACAAACAAGCCCTAAATTTTTTACTGTTTCAGTTTTAGTCAATTAGTTCAAAAGTCATTTGGATGATCCATCTGAATGAATTGTACTTTTAATacataaacaaacaaatctCTCATTTTCATCTAGATGACTTATCCAGATGGAGAAACAAACAAGCCTTAAATTTTTTACTGTCTCAGTTTTAGTCAATTAGTtcggtttaaattaaattttcttttaccaAACATTGCTATGTAGAGAGTAATAAACTTTCTTAATCGTTAGACGGTATAACTCGGGGGAAAAAGATATAGCTAAGCTCTCATTGTTTGGGAGATTTTCAAATGAAGGCCCATCCCTTACGTTGTTGGTTGAGATAGCGATGAGTGAAATCGATGATTCCGCTCTTTCCAAACAGAGTAGAGCTAAGCTTGCATGACCAACTTCAAAATAAGTGAGCTTATTTGTATTTGGTCAGGGAGATCGCAGCCACACTGCAAGTCCTTCAACTTTGTTGTTGGCGCCAACATATATTGAGGAAAGAATACTTTAGTTTGTTTACATACTTTATATTGTTACTAAACTTTCCATGGTGGTTTATGTTTACAACTTCAgagtatttataatatttacacaATGTATGTGTAGCACAATATACAAGATGAAGAGACCAATGATTTTCCCTTTTATGTTTCATCTCAGAGAAACCATCATGAAAcacttcaattttttatttcaaagttGTAGATAAGAAGTTAATCTAACAATCAAGTATTAACATTAGTTATAAATAACTACTAATACAATTTATAAGCGTAGAAACATAAATAATTCCGTATGGTATGCTTTTCAAACTTTGTTCCTAACAGAAGGTAACACAAAATGTGaccaaagataaaaaaaaattagtgaacAAACAACTAGAAATTTTAATCAGAGAAATATCTGAAGAAAATGGTTGGATCGCTAACTGCATCAATTCATGAGTACCAAAGAGGAAAACACAAAGGCTTTAGAACTTTCCCGATGGCTAATAGTTTGCTGACTGTTGCTTAGACTTTTATAAACACAAAGGCTTTATATTGTATAAATTTCAAGCTTTTCTGATTTTGATACCTAACAAAAGAAATTTCGTGTTGTAATACTCCGGGCTACGCCGCAGATTTTTATCTAGTATAATAATAAAGTAGAAAAGTGACTCTTAGTGTAatctttcttcatttttttctcatgTATGTTGTTTGACTTATCAGCTTGTCCCATGGGTTAGTTAACTTAACTCACATCGAGCTCTCCAGCAAAAGAAATGCTCTGTTCTTacttatatgaaaataatatatgtcTGCTGAAAAATCAAAACGTATTATTATCATAATACTCTTTTCTTATTATTAAATTGAACTTATTAGAGATGTGTACTTTTAAGTAACAGATAATAACAAGTGGACAGAGAACTTTCAAATAAGACTGTGAGCGCAACTTGTCACATTTCTTTTTTCATTGGATAAAATAACAATGAACATGAAGCAAAAATTCAGGATACAAATAACCAAGTTGATATTTCAGATTTAAATATAGAAGACAATGTCAAATTGGCTAATCATTGGTTTGGTTTTCTTCTCATAGATGCGAATCTTCTGAGTGGCAAATAATTAATGCCACAAATATATTGAATTTCTAGAAGTTGCAATTAACAAATCATTACATATTGATCTTTGATTTTTTGAGTCGCACATCTAATCACCCATATTCCATTCTTGATTTTCTAGTTACAGGAAATTTGATGTCTGAGAAAAAGAACGTTAAACAAATattcaataatattaaaaaatcattttatataatatgataGTTTGGTGTGCCGACATGGCTGCATTGAAACTATGGTTTCGTAGCATGTATATAATCTTGAGTTGATTATTGGAATATGTTTTAGATGTAAATATGGAGATATTTCGATTTCAACTTTCTAACCAGAGATCAAGGTGTGTATCAAATGCAAATAAATTGTCggattattatataaattaactaaatatggtatatatataatgtatataaatttataataaattaaatgctATTCCTCGAATTAACTGAAAAATAAACCGAAAGGGTCTACTGTTGAAAAGTTAATTAATATTTGGGCTTTGGATCCTTTATCTATCTACAACAGATGTTGTTGATCTGGATTATGGCAAGATGAGAGTCGTGATAGATGGCACTAAAGAGCTATGTTTTGATGCAACTGTTGATTTTAAGAGCTGTGAGTTTTATGAGAAACTGTTTGAGTTCTGTAAGCTATGTTTCAAGCTCTGTCATGATGAGGATCATTGTCCTTTGAACCCAAAGACTCCTGTtaagaagaaagaaaccaaGGACGAATCAAAAAGCCGAAAAGAGGATCGTGCAAGGAGCTACAAAGGAGCGGTGATCAATGGTGACGTGAGCAATCAAGAAAATCTCAAAGATTAGAGAGGCTACTATGGAAAAGGCAAGGGAAAAATGTACGAGGAACCAGATACTAAATGGGTAAAGTTTCCGGAAAGAGGAAACAAGAGGCCTTCATCCTACGTACCAGCAGCAGAGTGGAGGAAGAAAGATCAAGGTTTCGGAATTCTCGCTGGGAACAACCATGGAACCAAATGCAAGACGATAGGAACCGGTATCAGCGTGACGCATAAAATTTGTTCTCTAActttataaaataacttttgTATAACAATATGTAATATGTTTTGAAGTTTAAAAACCTATTGTAGAGACTCCTTACAAGTGCTGTCAGGTTTAAATCAGCTGTCAAGCTAAAGGTATATTCCGAATGAACTTATATAACAAGATTATCTTCGCAAACATGATTTATATCAATGTTTTTGTGGAAGTACAAAATATATACATGTTGATGCAGGCTGTTCTCCtttgaataaataaacaaaaggaacaaccaaaaaaatctataaaatagaaaagaaaataaaatcaaagaAATTTCTGAGGTTCCCAAAAAAAAGATGCTCAAGTTGAAACAATACAACCATAAGAATTCAAAAGACCTACGAATGTTTCTTCTCTGCAAGGAATCGTCAATACACCAACGGGATGATTGAAACCGAACTCTTCCTCTGCTCGATTAAGCAAACCTTGAAACAAAGGATGGTTCAAATACGAAATGGGAACCACGAATCTCTTATtgttctccatctcttctccgaCATAAACCGCAACATGTCCTTTTGGAACCCGAAATTGCTGTTTTTGGGACTGTTTAGAGTTGGTAACACACGACAATCGAATAGCCACCATGTCTACACCAAGAGTTTCTATAGAGACTGTAATTAAGAACAATATGTTTTATGAAAACGgagaaagattattttttttggtggAGTTGTGTGTTAGTTGCTATTTATAGAGTAGTTTATAGGTTAAGGAATCTAATTTCGAATTTGTGTTTAATGATACAATAAATTTTTGTTGTATTTAAAAGTGAAGGGTTTCACATGGGATCTTCTTAATAAAAACTAGGGTTTACCTAGAGCATCAAGCTGATTCTGATTTCTATGAGTGACTAAAGAATATAACCAGATAGGGCCCACCTAAGTTACAGGAATCACATGCTTTCTTTGTCACTTAATTGAAACCTCTGGCCGTTACATGAAACAGGTGTGGTCATATTCGTTATGATGAATAGACAACAGAAATAAGTTTCCTCATTGTCATTGATGAAAATAGACACTTTTGACAATTATCTCTTCCTAACAACGTAGAGTAACATGATGTGCTTGAAAATCTAAATGTGCAATCATTTAGATATGATTTACATTTTTATCATGATAAATTTCACTAAAACAATTGTTCAATACTGTTTcacttatttttaatatatattatgcgTTTATTTGACGCTAATATGTCTTCTTCTGATTTGTTAACATTGATTTACATATTATAGTAATCGTTACTTACAACCCATTTTAGTTTCTTCATAGTGCATGTGATCCACCATTCCTTTAAATATAGTTTGAAGtcttatatatagttttagGATACTGTATTTATAATGTAAGTCAGCTGGCTATGGTAAATTAATAAATGTACTTATATATATGTGATACAGATTTCTCATTATACAAAACGTTCCATTTTTACAATAATCTATTTCTTTGTTCGATTCGCGATGGGAGAGACTATTTACAATGCTTTGATTGCAAAGaaatgaaaatacaaaaaataatgtagtgttccaaaaaaacaaaaaaataatgtatttcgTAAATGTAATATTCGAGGCAGTACTATAACATCTAACGATGTCACCCTTTTTTTTTACGATGTCACATTATCGAAACAGCTCAACATATTATCTTCGGTATTCTAAATTGTAGTTTTGAAGTTGGAGAGCAGatattatgtttcaaatatatatatttgttcccAATATATTAAGCATTTACACACAACAAAttggtaagaaaataaaaagagatcTAAATCTCCTATGCACAACCTTTAAAGCTTAGAATGCAGTCACCctctaaatctttttttttttttgataagttgCCACCCTCTGCATCTTGACCTTTTAATAGTTTGAATATGAATACTATAGTACAACTTTTAGTATCTTATTCCGATGTATACACACAAGTAAGTTTCCTATAATTCTCcccttagagagagagagagaaaacaaaGTTTCATCAAAACCCTTAAGACtactaaatattaataattttgttccTCAGTGCAGCTGATGAGATGAAGAAACGCTTCTTCTCGACAAGGAATCGTCAAACCACCCATTGGGTGATGAAATCCGAACTCTTCCTCCGCGCAATTAAGAAACTGTCTGAACAAAGGATGGTTCAAGTATGATATCGGAACCACAAACCTTGTCTTCTCCATTCTTTCCCCAACATAAACGGCTACGTGACCTTTAGGAACAAGCCCTGaagttgttgttgatgatggtGGTCCGTTTTTGTTCCTCATAGATTGTGATTTGAAGATTTGCTTTGACTTGATAGACAAGGAGGAGAAGAAATTTCTATTTATAGGAGTGAACTTAAAGCTAGCATGTGACTTCAAGATAATGAAAAGACTTTAATGCTAAAATAGCAGTAAGATGCGATATATCTATCACCAAAacatccccccccccccccccccccccccccaaaaaaaaagttgtgcGCTGTTGGACCCTTCCATCATCCATCTGGCTCACATGGCTTAGCTCATA
It encodes:
- the LOC103834524 gene encoding auxin-induced protein X15, which codes for MVAIRLSCVTNSKQSQKQQFRVPKGHVAVYVGEEMENNKRFVVPISYLNHPLFQGLLNRAEEEFGFNHPVGVLTIPCREETFVGLLNSYGCIVST